The proteins below are encoded in one region of Oryzias melastigma strain HK-1 linkage group LG9, ASM292280v2, whole genome shotgun sequence:
- the ddhd2 gene encoding phospholipase DDHD2 isoform X1: MSSSPNEEGGLSQAASNENNQDLLGKPTQSGAKANTPEEQVKLSRLLDEASPTSTSSYEMVDEESVPDPYKDVQPHWFFCRRADDSTSWLPFSREDSDKLENTYTTGNPDEEVVIAVDGERYDVHVKERKRYAVYWEQGPTEVRRCTWFYKGDKDTRFMPYPEDFSKMLEEAFKDAVTSDQWKKKIDFPTGETVILHNPKLIMQYQPIGLQDDWISSPSEQTRPRTVKRGVDSISIDIPDGEPDQVDHLVFMVHGIGPACDLRFRSIIQCVNDFRSASLSLLASHYKRAQQDGLVGRVEFLPVNWHSALHGDATGVDEDIQRITLPSISRLRHFTNDTLLDLFFYNSPTYCQTIVDTVASEINRLYALFKQRHPDFNRAVSLVGHSLGSLILFDLLTNQKTESEVPSGNPSFLSSNTLEQILTKLDLKQYLDIFESENLDLESLSLCKDSDLKDLGIPLGPRKKILNCIKRRWLPEDCKAAATLQIHNAEDPGELSPEQSRFYRAQSVTSAVDYEYFNVGIGQNNGGIAKGQVSIDYPQLAFQPQAFFAFGSPIGMFLTVRGLKRIDPNYTFPTCKSFYNIYHPYDPVAYRIEPMIVSEVDLEPMLIPHHKGRKRMHLELKDSLTRMSMDLKNNVLGSLRTAWQSFARIPVAALPPVEEGEASADANSQEAQASAAGSNADANKGDKNADIWSKILEWPWAIHTHYLKGVCVEAESSMNTEQTEESEIKVGMLNGGRRIDYVLQEKPIESFNEYLFAIQSHLCYWESEDTALLLLKDIYDKLGVAFEQPQQ, translated from the exons ctttCACGGCTGTTAGATGAGGCCTCTCCTACATCCACATCCTCTTATGAAATGGTTGACGAGGAGTCGGTTCCAGACCCGTACAAAGACGTCCAACCTCACTGGTTTTTCTGTCGTCGGGCTGATGACAGCACATCTTGGCTCCCTTTCAGCAGAGAGGATTCTGACAAGCTAGAAAACACATACACCACTG GAAATCCGGACGAGGAAGTCGTTATTGCTGTGGATGGTGAACGATACGATGTTCatgttaaagaaagaaaacgctACGCTGTGTACTGGGAACAGGGTCCCACTGAGGTCCGCCGCTGCACTTGGTTCTACAAAGGCGATAAGGACACTCGGTTCATGCCGTACCCAGAggattttagcaaaatgctggag GAAGCGTTTAAGGACGCAGTGACTTCAGATCAGTGGAAGAAGAAAATTGACTTTCCTACCGGGGAGACTGTCATCCTACACAACCCCAAA CTCATAATGCAGTATCAGCCAATTGGATTGCAGGACGACTGGATTTCCTCTCCGTCAGAGCAGACTCGACCTCGCACAGTCAAGAGGGGAGTTGACAGTATCTCTATTGACATACCTGATG gggAACCTGATCAGGTGGATCATCTTGTTTTCATGGTGCACGGCATTGGCCCTGCGTGTGACTTGCGTTTCAGGTCCATCATACAGTGTG taaatgacTTTAGGAGTGCCTCGCTGTCCCTCCTCGCCTCCCATTACAAGCGAGCGCAGCAGGACGGGCTGGTGGGCCGGGTGGAGTTTCTACCAGTCAACTGGCACAGCGCTCTGCATGGGGATGCCACTGGTGTAGATGA ggaCATCCAGAGGATCACTTTACCCAGCATCAGCAGGCTGAGGCATTTCACCAACGACACACttttagacttatttttctacaacagCCCAACCTACTGCCAGACCATAGTGGACACAGTGGCCTCAGAAATCAACAGGCTTTATGCTCTCTTTAAGCAGAGGCACCCGGACTTCAACAGAGCTGTTTCTCTAGTGGGCCATAGCTTAG GTTCCCTGATCCTGTTTGACCTTCTAACAAATCAAAAGACGGAATCAGAA GTACCATCTGGGAATCCGTCTTTTCTGAGCAGTAATACTTTGGAGCAGATTTTAACCAAACTGGACCTAAAGCAATACTTGGATATATTTGAATCGGAAAACCTTGACCTGGAATCACTG AGTCTCTGCAAAGACAGTGATCTTAAAGATTTGGGAATTCCTCTGGGACCTCGGAAGAAAATCTTAAACTGCATTAAGAGAAGGTGGCTCCCAGAG GACTGCAAGGCAGCAGCAACACTGCAGATCCACAATGCTGAAGACCCTGGAGAATTGTCACCGGAGCAGTCCCGTTTCTACAGAGCGCAGTCTGTCACCAGTGCCGTGGACTATGAATACTTCAATGTCGGCATTGGACAG AACAATGGAGGCATAGCCAAGGGACAG GTCTCCATTGACTACCCACAATTAGCATTCCAACCTCAGGCCTTTTTTGCTTTTGGCTCCCCAATCGGAATGTTTCTGACAGTTCGTGGACTCAAGCGCATCGATCCAAATTACACTTTTCCCACCTGCAAGAGCTTTTACAACATCTACCATCCA TACGATCCTGTCGCATACCGGATAGAGCCTATGATCGTCTCTGAGGTGGATCTGGAGCCTATGCTAATCCCTCACCACAAAGGCAGAAAGAGAATGCATCTGG AACTAAAAGACAGCTTGACTCGAATGAGTATGGATCTAAAGAACAATGTACTGGGATCCCTGCGAACGGCGTGGCAGTCTTTTGCCAGAATACCTGTTGCCGCGCTGCCACCAGTGGAAGAAGGAGAAGCATCCGCTGATGCAAACTCCCAAGAGGCACAGG CCTCAGCAGCAGGTAGTAATGCTGATGCTAACAAAGGAGACAAAAATGCTGATATTTGGAGTAAAATACTGGAGTGGCCTTGGGCCATTCATACGCATTACTTAAAAG GCGTCTGCGTGGAGGCCGAGTCCTCCATGAACACGGAGCAGACGGAGGAATCTGAGATCAAAGTGGGGATGCTGAATGGAGGGCGAAGGATCGATTATGTGCTCCAAGAAAAACCTATAGAGAGCTTTAATGAATATTTGTTTGCCATCCAGTCTCATCTGTGTTACTG GGAATCTGAAGAtacagctctgctgctgctgaaggacATTTATGACAAGCTAGGTGTGGCCTTTGAACAGCCACAACAATAA